Below is a window of Treponema primitia ZAS-1 DNA.
CCGCCTCTGGGGAGGTGCAGAAGATTGCCGGGGGGCTCGATATCCTGGTGAACAATGCGGGGATCAATATCCGGGAACCGGTGGAAACCATGGCGGCGGAAAATTTCGACAAGATGTTGGCAGTAAATGTGAAGGGTCCGTTTCTGGGGACCAAGCATTTCATTCCGGTGCTCCGGAAGGCCGGAGGCGGCTCTATCATCAACATGTCCTCGGTCTGCGGACTAATCGGACACCGGTACACCACCGAAGCTTACACGGTAACCAAAGGCGCAGTAACGCTGCTCACCAAGACTATCGCGGTGCGCTATGCCAAGGATAATATACGCTGTAACTCCATCCATCCCAGCACGGTGGATACCCCGCTGATGCAGGAGCTCTTCAAGAACCCGGACCGTAAAGCGGAACGGCTGGGGGAGGTTCCCCTGGGCCGGCTCGCCACTGCCGCAGACGTAGCCAACGCAGCGCTCTTCCTCGCTTCTAACGAGGCAACGTTTATCAACGGCGTGGCCTTCCCGGTGGACGGGGGAACTACGGCGGACTAAATACAAATACTTTCAAAGGCAATACCGGCGTAGTAGGTGGTATCCCCCAATTCTCCCCGGGCGCTTACCAGGGGGCCTGTCACAAGACGCGCCGGTTTGTCGGCCATTAGGCCGCTTTCTAAAAGGGATGCTATCAAGGAGGCCCCGCAGGAACTTATCCGGCCATCGTATATGCCGGAAATAAAATCACCTATCCTATTTTCTTCCAGCAGTTGAATACAGGTTTCGGCGCCTAAACGGGCTGCCTTTTCATCATCATGTATGGAAACATTGGCGGAAACCACCAAAAGGGTACTGTCCATAATGGGTTCCAG
It encodes the following:
- a CDS encoding SDR family NAD(P)-dependent oxidoreductase, giving the protein MSKKLEHKRALITGAAQGLGFAIASRFAEEGAEVFIADLQADAGAKSAAEIDSKGGKAHFITLDVTSEQSWIAASGEVQKIAGGLDILVNNAGINIREPVETMAAENFDKMLAVNVKGPFLGTKHFIPVLRKAGGGSIINMSSVCGLIGHRYTTEAYTVTKGAVTLLTKTIAVRYAKDNIRCNSIHPSTVDTPLMQELFKNPDRKAERLGEVPLGRLATAADVANAALFLASNEATFINGVAFPVDGGTTAD